Proteins encoded within one genomic window of Hevea brasiliensis isolate MT/VB/25A 57/8 chromosome 8, ASM3005281v1, whole genome shotgun sequence:
- the LOC110650719 gene encoding uncharacterized protein LOC110650719, with protein MHPPLALHMHPMCAEIIEQFQQCHLDHPIGKFFGKCTDLKIKLDRCFREEKAVKRKANFEQSKKLKERLQTLRKEAAERSPEEKNFM; from the exons ATGCATCCTCCTTTGGCATTGCATATGCATCCAATGTGTGCTGAA ATTATTGAACAATTCCAACAGTGTCATTTGGACCATCCCATTGGAAAATTCTTTGGCAAATGTACAGACCTCAAAATAAAGCTTGATCGATGTTTTCGGGAGGAA AAAGCTGTGAAGCGGAAGGCAAATTTTGAACAGAGTAAGAAACTTAAAGAAAGGCTTCAGACATTAAGGAAGGAAGCCGCTGAGAGAAGCCCTGAGGAGAAGAATTTTATGTGA
- the LOC110650717 gene encoding LOW QUALITY PROTEIN: pentatricopeptide repeat-containing protein At5g66520 (The sequence of the model RefSeq protein was modified relative to this genomic sequence to represent the inferred CDS: inserted 1 base in 1 codon; deleted 1 base in 1 codon): MFANKPVPLLSFTTKASYSQFSTAIFHPFFSSLRANPSLFQTKQAHAHIIISGLAKXASLMGHLLTILALSPSTPFDYSQSIYQTITNPNVFASNNMIRCFAKSESPLKSVLFYSSMLRNCVRPNNYSFTFLLQACGKGIGFNEGVQLHGHVVKLGFGEDVYVRNALIHLYSSCCKVESSKKVFDESPHNRDVITWNAMLAGFARDGRVDVVESMFDEMPERDVISWNTMIMAYVHNGKLEEGLECFRRMRGIGLIPNEATLVTVLSASAQLGLIEHGRLVHSIIDSLNIPLTVTLGTALLDMYAKCGCIEQSRLLFDKMPQRDISTWNVMICGMASHGRGKEAIALFERFLNEGIRPVNVTFIGILNACSRAGLVKEGKRYFKLMTDNYGIEPEMEHYGCMVDLLGRAGFVSEAIEMIENKVVSPNPVLWATLLCACRIHGLIELGENIGNKLIELDPSYDGHYVQLANIYAKSRKWDEVIRVRRLMAERNTNKIAGWSLIETQGRVHQFVAGDRKHERSLEIHKMLEVIETRVAEAGYVPNLSSVLHDIGEEEKENAIRVHSERLAIAFGFLVIGAGDCIRIVKNLRVCTDCHEVSKIISRVFEREIIVRDGSRFHHFKEGKCSCLDYW, translated from the exons ATGTTTGCTAATAAACCAGTACCTCTTCTCTCCTTCACAACCAAAGCTTCCTATTCTCAATTCTCCACCGCTATATTTCACCCATTTTTCTCTTCTTTGCGGGCTAATCCTTCACTCTTCCAGACCAAGCAAGCCCATGCCCACATCATCATCTCTGGCCTCGCCA TTGCGTCTCTCATGGGTCATCTCCTCACCATCCTCGCTCTGTCTCCATCAACCCCATTTGATTATTCTCAGTCAATTTATCAAACAATCACAAACCCAAATGTTTTCGCCTCCAATAACATGATCAGGTGCTTTGCAAAGAGCGAATCTCCTCTGAAATCTGTTCTTTTTTACTCATCGATGTTGAGAAATTGTGTAAGACCCAATAATTATAGTTTCACTTTTCTTTTGCAAGCTTGTGGAAAGGGAATAGGTTTCAATGAAGGGGTTCAGCTTCATGGTCATGTGGTGAAGCTTGGATTTGGTGAGGATGTATACGTGAGGAATGCTTTGATTCATTTGTATTCTTCTTGTTGTAAGGTTGAGAGTTCAAAAAAGGTATTTGATGAGAGTCCACATAACCGTGATGTTATTACTTGGAATGCTATGTTGGCGGGGTTTGCAAGAGATGGAAGAGTTGATGTCGTGGAGAGTATGTTTGATGAAATGCCCGAAAGAGATGTCATCTCGTGGAATACTATGATTATGGCTTATGTGCATAATGGGAAGCTTGAAGAAGGTTTAGAGTGCTTCAGAAGAATGAGAGGGATTGGGTTAATTCCAAATGAAGCCACATTGGTGACGGTACTCTCGGCTTCAGCGCAATTGGGTTTAATTGAACACGGTCGGTTGGTTCATTCAATTATAGATTCATTGAATATTCCACTGACAGTTACTCTTGGGACAGCCCTTCTTGATATGTATGCAAAATGTGGGTGCATTGAACAGTCTAGGCTTCTATTTGACAAAATGCCCCAAAGAGATATTTCCACATGGAATGTCATGATTTGTGGTATGGCCTCACACGGTCGTGGAAAAGAAGCTATTGCACTGTTTGAGAGGTTCCTAAATGAAGGAATACGTCCCGTGAATGTTACCTTCATTGGTATTTTAAACGCTTGTAGTCGAGCAGGTTTGGTCAAGGAGGGCAAGCGTTATTTTAAGTTGATGACTGACAATTATGGCATTGAGCCTGAGATGGAGCATTATGGCTGCATGGTTGATCTCTTGGGTCGAGCTGGTTTT GTATCTGAGGCTATTGAAATGATTGAGAACAAAGTTGTCTCGCCAAACCCAGTATTGTGGGCAACTCTTCTTTGTGCTTGTAGGATTCATGGATTAATTGAATTGGGTGAAAATATAGGGAATAAATTGATAGAATTGGATCCATCATATGATGGACATTATGTACAACTAGCTAATATTTATGCCAAGTCTAGGAAATGGGATGAGGTAATAAGAGTTCGAAGATTGATGGCTGAAAGGAACACCAATAAAATTGCAGGTTGGAGCTTGATTGAAACCCAGGGAAGAGTCCACCAATTTGTCGCTGGAGACAGAAAACATGAGCGTTCACTAGAGATACACAAAATGCTTGAAGTAATAGAAACTCGTGTAGCTGAAGCTGGCTATGTTCCTAATCTATCCTCAGTTTTACATGACATTGGGGAGGAAGAGAAAGAGAACGCAATTAGGGTGCACAGTGAGAGGTTGGCAATTGCTTTTGGTTTTTTAGTAATCGGAGCTGGGGATTGCATTCGAATTGTAAAGAACCTGAGGGTATGTACAGATTGTCACGAGGTGAGCAAGATCATATCTAGAGTGTTTGAGAGGGAGATCATAGTGAGAGATGGGAGCAGATTTCATCATTTTAAGGAGGGGAAATGTTCATGCCTTGATTATTGGTAG
- the LOC110650721 gene encoding protein FAR1-RELATED SEQUENCE 11 — translation MRNMMSEEAGQMLVVYDDPSDQRSVSLDDTSSTEESPDKTRLSLETTNDAIPYIGQRFATHDAAYEFYSEFARRCGFSIRRHRTEGKDGVGKGLTRRYFVCHRAGNTPVKASNESKPQRNRKSSRCGCQAYMRISKATEIGMPEWRVTGFANHHNHELLEPNQVRFLPAYRTISDADKSRILMFAKTGISVQQMMRLMELEKCVEPGYLPFTEKDVRNLIQSFRKLDPEEESIDLLRMCRNIKEKDPNFKFEYTLDSNNRLENIAWSYASSIQSYDIFGDAVVFDTTHRLTAFDMPLGIWVGVNNYGMPCFFGCVLLREENLRLLSWALKAFLGFMNGKAPQTILTDQNMCLKEAIAMEMPTTKHALCIWMTVAKFPSWFNAVLGERYTEWKAEFHRLYNLESIEDFELGWRDMVNSFGLHNNRHLANLYTLRTLWALPYLRSHFFAGMTAAGYSKSINAFIQRFLSAQTRLAHFVEQVAVAVDFKDQAAEQQTMQQNLQNICLKTGAPMESHAATVLTPYAFSKLQEQLVLANHYASFQMEDGFLVRHHTKLEGGRKVYWVPREGIISCSCHQFEFSGILCRHALRVLSTGNCFQIPERYLPTRWSRISTSPAKLLHGSPNDHGERVQLLQNLVSTLITESAKSKERLDIATEQVSILLSRIKEQPVPSHGVREIASTHHNI, via the exons ATGAGAAACATGATGTCTGAAGAGGCTGGACAGATGCTTGTGGTTTATGATGATCCCTCAGACCAACGATCTGTGTCTTTGGATGATACCAGTAGCACGGAAGAATCACCTGATAAAACCAGACTTTCACTAGAAACTACTAATGATGCAATTCCATACATTGGGCAGAGGTTTGCTACCCATGATGCAGCTTATGAATTCTACAGTGAATTTGCGAGGCGATGTGGATTCTCAATCCGCCGTCATCGCACAGAAGGAAAGGATGGGGTTGGCAAAGGACTCACCAGACGTTATTTTGTCTGTCACCGAGCTGGAAATACTCCTGTCAAAGCCTCAAATGAGAGCAAGCCCCAAAGGAACAGAAAATCCTCCCGGTGTGGGTGTCAAGCATATATGAGGATAAGCAAGGCCACAGAGATAGGGATGCCAGAATGGCGTGTCACAGGTTTTGCAAATCACCATAATCATGAACTCCTAGAACCAAATCAGGTCCGTTTCCTTCCTGCATATCGAACCATATCAGATGCAGACAAAAGCAGAATCCTCATGTTTGCCAAAACAGGAATTTCAGTGCAGCAAATGATGAGGCTCATGGAGCTTGaaaaatgtgtggagccaggatactTGCCATTTACTGAGAAGGACGTGAggaatttgattcagtctttcaGGAAATTAGATCCGGAGGAAGAGAGCATAGACTTGTTGAGAATGTGCAGAAACATAAAAGAGAAAGACCCGAACTTTAAATTTGAATACACACTTGATTCAAACAATAGGTTAGAGAATATAGCTTGGTCATATGCATCATCAATCCAGTCATATGATATCTTTGGTGATGCAGTGGTATTTGATACAACACATCGCCTGACTGCATTTGACATGCCTCTTGGGATATGGGTTGGAGTGAATAATTATGGAATGCCATGTTTCTTCGGTTGTGTGCTTTTACGAGAGGAAAATTTGAGGTTATTATCGTGGGCATTGAAG GCATTCTTAGGGTTTATGAATGGGAAGGCTCCACAAACAATTCTAACTGACCAAAATATGTGCCTCAAAGAAGCAATagcaatggagatgccaacaacaAAACATGCTCTTTGCATATGGATGACTGTGGCAAAGTTTCCATCCTGGTTTAATGCTGTTCTGGGAGAACGTTATACTGAGTGGAAGGCAGAGTTCCATCGACTCTATAACCTGGAGTCAATTGAGGATTTTGAGCTGGGTTGGAGGGACATGGTTAATTCTTTTGGGCTGCACAATAATAGGCACCTTGCCAACTTGTATACCTTGCGCACTCTTTGGGCATTACCATACTTGAGAAGCCATTTCTTTGCAGGAATGACTGCAGCTGGTTATTCAAAATCAATTAATGCTTTCATACAACGATTTCTGAGCGCACAGACTCGGCTTGCACACTTTGTGGAACAA GTTGCTGTTGCTGTAGATTTTAAAGATCAAGCTGCTGAACAGCAAACAATGCAGCAGAATCTCCAAAACATATGCCTAAAAACAGGGGCACCTATGGAATCCCATGCTGCCACAGTCCTTACGCCATATGCCTTCTCTAAGCTCCAGGAACAACTTGTTTTGGCTAACCACTATGCATCATTCCAGATGGAAGATGGGTTTCTTGTGAGACACCATACTAAACTTGAGGGAGGCCGGAAAGTATATTGGGTTCCCAGGGAAGGCATCATTAGTTGCAGTTGCCATCAGTTTGAGTTCTCTGGAATTCTTTGTCGGCATGCTCTCCGAGTTCTTTCCACAGGAAATTGTTTTCAGATTCCAGAAAGGTATCTCCCCACCCGTTGGAGTAGAATCAGCACAAGTCCAGCGAAACTTCTTCACGGTTCTCCAAATGATCATGGAGAAAGGGTACAGTTATTGCAGAACTTGGTATCAACTCTAATAACTGAATCTGCCAAGTCAAAAGAAAGGCTGGACATTGCTACTGAGCAAGTTTCCATCCTCTTATCTCGCATCAAGGAGCAGCCAGTTCCATCACATGGTGTGAGAGAGATCGCATCCACTCATCACAATATTTAG